From one Lotus japonicus ecotype B-129 chromosome 3, LjGifu_v1.2 genomic stretch:
- the LOC130749111 gene encoding uncharacterized protein LOC130749111 isoform X1, translated as MAHRQLMDSLTSHISLYHSQSPNPNPNPNPNPRTSILKWFSSLSLHQRLAHLTIVDSSFVQILLQMIANLRGNGHGCFILLPDLPSRDPPFLPTLCFKKSRGLLSRVADSDAAARWIFESARLFESREGEEVAACLCSPRRLDAVALAEDLVEDVDRFVEAMDRISNGGFLRGEEGELGADWVELNWLKSKGYYGVEAFLANRIEVCMRLAWLNSSGGRKRGVKLKEKLNAAGISANVYWRKKGCVDWWANLDAVTRKKVFTTIIMKAAKSLTSEVLEVAGSASKDEIWLHSTGAEKLLDYYRPASAQRTIPTFPDDTELGTVITPVTFCTKPAAIARAFNSLFVLLDVKMMLTSTSSHNSEYDIGKLFFSSLGSVCTISDCILRKMRGFLMVISLDCTKLELLEEVLDKSSSSKSKEKLSVSNRRKKGRTRNTKRQNPVPKTSLGDISRENPLKDIDCTMDNKMKSDLMGSRELPDVSLGKEISMGNSSSTVKMDGTRELDFGKPRTTPRRSRKEKNKNKSTAVDCTVGDSKKSIMHATSSTIIAEGEVAIRGRSFDSCTIPNVKNDNSIGNDILASNSSVCSSVSGLARENNSTSGVEGENNENLSESCNSSGPQCCSLSNERKKNSSGLDTLTCDVDCKAGTPPVRALNHDSFFNNEDTHPLDTRCAVKADLKSSIQDKPIREVNVKEFGMLKEQDGCLFESRTAFSKCSPYEWPCVPSIYFPSLNSHLPPATDRLHLDVGRNWHNHFCHPFVPTLQQPRNTPIKGGCNQILSRPFPMSFDWPPVFRGGVNPSPNCNYDSGFVSRRQCTFSKGLAVQSMQVDATTTDDERKYPGDILDSPDLTNAQELADEFDNHWVSEEEYDFHTVSGIDYNQYFGGGIMYWDTSDHPGKGFSRPPSLSSDDSLWALREADMNRTVDDMVAFPSSYSTNGLTSPTAATFCSPFDPAGTGSQTVGYVVSGNEVPGNVLHSSPVSDAVVDEDTSGSLSNNLTGDIEGKTGDAHPYPLLRPIIIPNFSRERSRCADHKSPCVPPNRREQPRIKRPPSPVVLCVPRAPRPPPPSPVSGSRKQRGFPTVRSGSSSPRHWGMRGWYHDGSNLEEACLRMDGAEVVWPSWRSNNLAVQPLIQPLPAALLQDRLIAISQITRDQEHPDVTFPLQPPELQSCSATSASLSLMHGMLHDEIDSFCKQVAAENMARRPYINWAVKRVTRSLQVLWPRSRTNIFGSNATGMSLPTSDVDLVVCLPPVRNLEPIKEAGILEGRNGIKETCLQHAARYLANQDWVKTDSLKTVENTAIPIIMLVVEVPLEVITSSAPVIHSLKEEPHCTPGEHVNDSHSDSIHLEGSALPKSSEINFYALKESKSVRVDISFKSPSHTGLQTTEMVKVLTEQFPAATPLALVLKQFLADRSLDQSYSGGLSSYCLVLLIIRFLQHEHHLGRPINQNYGSLLMDFLYFFGNVFDPRQMRISVQGSGLYIKRERGCSIDPIHIDDPLFPTNNVGRNCFRIHQCIKAFSEAYAFLENELTFLSGDGESSSRPSYRLLPKIIPSLDIL; from the exons ATGGCTCACCGTCAACTCATGGACTCGCTCACCTCTCACATTTCCCTCTACCATTCCCAATCcccaaaccctaaccctaaccctaaccctaacccCAGAACCTCCATCCTCAAATGGTTCTCCTCTCTCTCCCTTCACCAGCGTCTCGCTCATCTCACCATTGTCGATTCCAGCTTCGTTCAGATCCTGCTTCAGATGATCGCCAATCTTCGCGGTAACGGCCATGGCTGCTTCATCCTCCTCCCCGATCTTCCCTCCCGCGACCCGCCTTTCCTCCCGACGCTCTGCTTCAAGAAATCGCGCGGTCTGCTGTCTCGTGTGGCCGATTCTGATGCTGCTGCCAGGTGGATCTTTGAGTCCGCCCGGTTGTTTGAGTCGCGGGAAGGGGAGGAGGTTGCCGCGTGCTTGTGCTCCCCGAGGCGGCTGGATGCGGTGGCGCTCGCGGAGGATCTTGTGGAGGATGTGGATAGGTTTGTGGAGGCGATGGATCGGATTTCCAATGGTGGGTTTCTCAGAGGGGAGGAGGGGGAGCTTGGCGCGGATTGGGTGGAGCTGAATTGGCTTAAATCGAAGGGATATTATGGGGTTGAGGCTTTTCTTGCTAACAGGATTGAGGTTTGTATGAGGCTGGCTTGGTTGAATAGCTCTGGTGGGAGGAAGAGGGGTGTGAAATTGAAGGAGAAGTTGAATGCAGCGGGAATTTCTGCCAATGTGTATTGGAGGAAGAAGGGCTGCGTGGACTGGTGGGCGAATCTGGATGCTGTGACGAGGAAGAAGGTcttcaccaccatcatcatgaAAGCCGCAAAATCTTTG ACGTCTGAGGTTCTGGAAGTGGCAGGCAGTGCCTCTAAGGATGAGATTTGGCTACATAGCACGGGAGCGGAGAAGTTACTTGACTATTATCGTCCTGCATCAGCTCAAAGGACCATCCCAACATTTCCTGATGATACAGAATTGGGAACAGTTATTACACCAGTCACATTTTGTACTAAACCTGCTGCTATAGCCAGAGCCTTTAATTCTTTGTTTGTGCTTCTTGATGTTAAAATGATGTTAACATCAACATCAAGTCATAATAGTGAATACGATATAGGAAAGCTTTTCTTTAGTTCGCTGGGCTCTGTTTGTACCATATCTGATTGTATATTAAGAAAAATGCGAGGGTTTCTGATGGTTATTTCACTTGACTGCACAAAACTCGAGCTATTAGAGGAGGTTCTTGACAAGTCTTCATCAAGTAAATCTAAAGAAAAGCTTAGTGTTTCTAACCGTAGAAAGAAGGGACGAACTCGCAACACTAAAAGGCAAAATCCTGTCCCAAAGACATCTTTGGGTGATATTTCACGTGAAAATCCACTTAAG GATATTGATTGTACAATGGACAATAAAATGAAGTCTGATTTAATGGGGTCAAGAGAACTTCCTGATGTTTCTCTGGGGAAGGAGATTTCTATGGGGAACTCATCATCAACTGTTAAAATG GATGGTACTCGGGAATTGGATTTTGGCAAACCTCGAACCACTCCAAGAAGAAgtagaaaagagaaaaataaaaataaaagcacCGCCGTTGACTGTACAGTTGGAGATTCTAAAAAGTCAATTATGCATGCTACCTCTAGCACTATTATTGCTGAAGGTGAGGTGGCTATACGTGGCAGGTCTTTTGATAGTTGTACCATTCCGAATGTAAAAAATGACAATTCAATTGGTAATGACATCCTTGCCTCAAATTCAAGCGTTTGTAGTTCTGTTAGTGGGCTTGCTAGGGAGAACAATTCAACCAGTGGAGTTGAAGGAGAGAATAATGAAAATCTCTCTGAAAGTTGCAATAGTTCAGGTCCTCAGTGTTGTTCATTGTctaatgaaaggaaaaaaaattcttctggATTAGATACTTTGACTTGTGATGTAGATTGTAAAGCTGGAACTCCACCTGTACGTGCACTGAATCATGATAGTTTCTTCAACAATGAAGACACCCATCCTTTGGACACAAGATGTGCCGTAAAAGCTGATTTAAAGTCCTCTATTCAGGACAAACCAATTAGAGAGGTTAATGTAAAAGAATTTGGGATGTTGAAGGAGCAAGATGGATGTCTATTTGAAAGTAGAACTGCATTCTCAAAATGCAGTCCATATGAGTGGCCGTGTGTACCTTCTATCTATTTTCCATCTTTGAACTCACATCTCCCTCCAGCCACAGATAGATTGCATCTGGATGTTGGGCGCAATTGGCACAACCACTTCTGCCACCCATTTGTTCCCACATTACAGCAGCCAAGAAATACACCAATTAAAGGTGGATGCAATCAGATCCTATCTCGTCCATTTCCTATGAGTTTTGACTGGCCTCCAGTTTTTCGTGGTGGTGTGAACCCATCACCCAATTGTAATTATGACTCCGGTTTTGTGTCTAGGCGACAATGTACCTTTTCGAAAGGGTTGGCTGTTCAGAGCATGCAGGTTGATGCAACAACTACTGATGATGAAAGAAAGTATCCTGGGGATATATTGGATTCACCTGATTTAACAAATGCACAGGAGCTAGCAGATGAGTTTGACAATCACTGGGTCTCGGAGGAAGAGTATGATTTTCACACTGTTTCTGGCATTGATTACAATCAATATTTTGGTGGTGGTATTATGTACTGGGACACTTCTGATCATCCAGGAAAAGGTTTCTCCCGGCCTCCATCTCTAAGCTCTGATGACAGTTTATGGGCTTTGCGTGAAGCTGATATGAATAGGACAGTGGATGATATGGTTGCTTTCCCATCTTCATATAGTACAAATGGTTTAACATCTCCGACTGCTGCGACATTTTGTTCTCCTTTTGATCCTGCAGGGACTGGGTCCCAGACTGTAGGTTATGTGGTGTCAGGTAATGAAGTACCTGGAAATGTGTTGCATTCTTCACCAGTTTCAGATGCAGTAGTGGATGAAGATACTTCTGGATCTTTGAGTAATAACTTAACTGGAGATATTGAAGGGAAGACAGGTGATGCACATCCATATCCACTTCTGCGGCCAATAATTATTCCTAACTTTTCAAGGGAAAGGTCAAGATGTGCTGATCATAAAAGCCCTTGTGTTCCACCTAACAGACGGGAGCAGCCTCGCATAAAGCGGCCACCATCACCTGTAGTGCTTTGTGTACCGCGTGCACCACGTCCACCTCCACCCTCCCCCGTGAGTGGCTCTAGAAAACAAAGGGGTTTTCCAACTGTTAGATCTGGTAGTTCCAGCCCAAGGCACTGGGGAATGAGAGGCTGGTATCATGATGGAAGTAATTTGGAGGAAGCTTGTTTAAGAATGGATGGTGCTGAAGTTGTGTGGCCTTCTTGGAGAAGTAATAATCTTGCGGTACAGCCTTTGATTCAACCTTTACCTGCAGCCTTGCTGCAAGATCGCCTGATTGCAATATCACAGATAACACGTGATCAGGAACAT CCAGATGTCACCTTTCCTCTGCAACCTCCAGAGCTACAAAGCTGTTCTGCAACGAGTGCATCTTTATCATTGATGCATGGAATGCTCCATGATGAGATAGACTCTTTCTGTAAACAG GTTGCTGCAGAAAATATGGCAAGGAGGCCTTACATTAATTGGGCTGTCAAGAGGGTTACCCGATCTCTGCAGGTTTTATGGCCCAGATCCAGGACAAACATATTTGGTTCAAATGCAACTGGTATGTCCCTTCCAACAAGTGATGTTGACCTTGTGGTTTGCCTCCCTCCAGTGCGGAACctg GAACCTATTAAAGAAGCTGGAATATTGGAAGGTCGTAATGGAATTAAAGAAACTTGTCTTCAG CATGCAGCTAGGTATCTTGCCAATCAGGACTGGGTAAAAACTGATTCTTTGAAGACAGTGGAAAATACAGCT ATACCTATTATTATGCTTGTCGTGGAAGTACCCCTGGAAGTTATTACATCGTCAGCTCCTGTGATACATTCATTAAAAGAAGAGCCACATTGTACTCCTGGTGAACATGTTAATGACAGTCATTCTGATTCCATCCACTTAGAAGGTTCAGCTTTGCCAAAAAGCTCCGAAATAAATTTTTATGCGTTGAAAGAGTCCAAATCAGTTCGTGTTGACATTAGCTTTAAGTCCCCATCACATACAGGACTCCAAACTACAGAGATG GTCAAGGTGTTGACGGAACAATTTCCTGCTGCTACTCCTCTTGCTTTGGTACTAAAACAGTTTCTGGCAGATCGGAGCCTTGATCAATCCTACTCTGGTGGATTAAGTTCCTATTGCTTG GTCTTACTAATTATACGTTTTCTTCAGCATGAGCACCATCTTGGCCGGCCAATCAACCAA AATTATGGGAGCCTTCTTATGGATTTTCTCTACTTTTTTGG GAATGTGTTTGATCCTCGCCAAATGCGAATATCAGTCCAGGGAAGTGGACTTtatataaaaagagaaagaggTTGTAG CATTGATCCAATTCACATCGATGATCCCCTTTTTCCAACTAATAATGTTGGAAGAAATTGCTTCCGAATACATCAATGTATTAAG GCATTTTCAGAGGCTTATGCTTTTCTCGAAAATGAACTCACGTTCCTAAGTGGTGATGGTGAGTCATCTTCAAGGCCATCTTACAGACTGCTTCCGAAAATCATCCCAAGTCTTGATATATTATAA
- the LOC130743929 gene encoding uncharacterized protein LOC130743929, with protein MEPDSTALTAWTRLADIFWDNQNARAVTLEQDFSNVRMEAFPTVASYCQCLKTPLSDQLRDVGAPVNNHRLVLHLISGLTDAYKGVATLIRQSNPLPSFHQARSMLTLEEAGMAKMKPAEPPAAYVATQPRPCDASSQSFDRRSSNRSRSHNSKGRGGNRGNGGGSRSGTSQGFSPPMPPRPQYFPYQHWGWAPPP; from the coding sequence ATGGAGCCTGACTCCACCGCTCTCACTGCTTGGACTCGTTTGGCTGATATTTTCTGGGATAATCAGAACGCTCGTGCTGTCACGCTAGAGCAGGATTTCTCTAATGTTCGCATGGAGGCATTTCCGACTGTCGCCTCCTACTGTCAGTGTCTGAAGACGCCGCTTTCTGACCAGCTCCGTGATGTCGGTGCTCCTGTGAACAATCATCGTCTAGTTTTGCATCTCATCTCTGGCCTCACTGACGCTTATAAGGGTGTTGCTACTTTGATTCGTCAGAGCAATCCGCTCCCCTCCTTTCATCAGGCTCGCTCCATGCTTACCTTGGAGGAAGCCGGTATGGCTAAGATGAAACCTGCTGAACCTCCAGCTGCATATGTTGCTACTCAGCCGCGTCCTTGCGATGCCTCTTCTCAGAGTTTCGATCGTCGGTCCTCCAATCGTTCTCGATCCCACAACTCTAAGGGTCGTGGTGGGAATCGTGGCAACGGTGGTGGATCCCGCAGTGGCACCTCTCAGGGCTTCTCTCCTCCGATGCCACCTCGGCCGCAGTACTTTCCATACCAGCATTGGGGATGGGCCCCACCTCCATGA
- the LOC130743928 gene encoding UDP-glycosyltransferase 72D1-like, protein CVTYAKIHNGFLISVFFVLKSEFKFPFLIKWGAKPNRWGAKPNSPASNSHNAAILTPPGMGHMIPSLELAKRLVTHQIVPKVTIFLASIKTSVPSKAETQLLQSATNDNLFQIIHLPPLDMTNLVGPDATIETQVYPVGLIVREEIRRQDGSDVFEWLDKQEEESEGGLRVKVCTTIYKQLLGHISSQCGTLTESVVYISLGSGYRMSQEQIKEMALGLELSGKTFVWSLRTHAATKAGDAIANYFTAGKETEAETGGGVSKSEELNSLPDEFYRIQTRGIVLRDWAPQLDILKHPSVGGFVSHCGWNSVMESVSCGVPIVGWPLYAEQRMNAAMLAEEIGIAVRLELPLSTNVVGREELAKAIRKVMDEEDEEGCEMRKKVKELKEAAKRAWSEDGSSYLALSRISQANGAL, encoded by the exons tgtgtcacatatgctaaaatacataacggttttttaatttccgtttttttcgtattaaaatcggaatttaaattcccgtttttaataaagtggggtgcgaaacccaataggtggggtgccaaaccaaaTTCCCCTGCCTCAAACTCTCACAACGCTGCAATCCTCACACCACCAGGAATGGGTCACATGATCCCTTCTCTAGAGCTTGCAAAGCGCCTAGTCACTCACCAAATTGTTCCCAAAGTCACCATCTTTCTTGCTTCCATTAAAACCTCTGTTCCATCTAAAGCAGAGACACAGCTTCTCCAATCTGCCACAAATGATAACCTCTTCCAAATCATCCATCTCCCACCACTTGACATGACCAATCTAGTTGGCCCCGACGCCACAATAGAAACCCAGGTATACCCAGTTGGGCTAATAGTCAGGGAAGAAATTAGAAGACAAGATGGAAGCGATGTTTTCGAGTGGCTAGATaaacaagaagaagaatctgaaggaggccta agagttaaggtttgcacaaccatatataagcaattgcttggccacatctctagccaatgtgggactctaacagaATCTGTGGTGTATATTTCGCTAGGGAGCGGATACAGAATGTCTCAGGAGCAAATCAAAGAGATGGCTTTGGGTTTGGAGCTAAGTGGGAAAACATTCGTTTGGTCTCTGCGCACACATGCTGCCACAAAAGCTGGGGATGCCATTGCCAACTATTTCACAGCGGGTAAAGAAACTGAAGCTGAAACTGGTGGTGGTGTGTCAAAATCTGAAGAGTTAAATTCTTTACCAGATGAGTTCTACCGCATACAAActagagggattgtgctaagagattGGGCACCACAATTGGATATTTTGAAGCACCCATCTGTTGGTGGGTTTGTGAGTCACTGTGGATGGAACTCCGTGATGGAGAGTGTTTCGTGTGGGGTGCCGATAGTTGGATGGCCGCTCTATGCGGAGCAAAGGATGAACGCTGCAATGCTGGCTGAGGAAATTGGCATCGCGGTTCGATTGGAGTTGCCACTTTCTACCAATGTGGTTGGAAGGGAGGAGCTGGCAAAAGCAATAAGGAAAGTTATGGATGAAGAGGACGAAGAAGGGTGTGAAATGAGGAAAAAAGTTAAGGAGCTCAAGGAGGCAGCAAAGAGGGCTTGGTCTGAAGATGGTTCATCCTATCTTGCACTTTCAAGAATCAGTCAGGCAAATGGTGCGTTATGA
- the LOC130749111 gene encoding uncharacterized protein LOC130749111 isoform X2, which produces MAHRQLMDSLTSHISLYHSQSPNPNPNPNPNPRTSILKWFSSLSLHQRLAHLTIVDSSFVQILLQMIANLRGNGHGCFILLPDLPSRDPPFLPTLCFKKSRGLLSRVADSDAAARWIFESARLFESREGEEVAACLCSPRRLDAVALAEDLVEDVDRFVEAMDRISNGGFLRGEEGELGADWVELNWLKSKGYYGVEAFLANRIEVCMRLAWLNSSGGRKRGVKLKEKLNAAGISANVYWRKKGCVDWWANLDAVTRKKVFTTIIMKAAKSLTSEVLEVAGSASKDEIWLHSTGAEKLLDYYRPASAQRTIPTFPDDTELGTVITPVTFCTKPAAIARAFNSLFVLLDVKMMLTSTSSHNSEYDIGKLFFSSLGSVCTISDCILRKMRGFLMVISLDCTKLELLEEVLDKSSSSKSKEKLSVSNRRKKGRTRNTKRQNPVPKTSLGDISRENPLKDIDCTMDNKMKSDLMGSRELPDVSLGKEISMGNSSSTVKMDGTRELDFGKPRTTPRRSRKEKNKNKSTAVDCTVGDSKKSIMHATSSTIIAEGEVAIRGRSFDSCTIPNVKNDNSIGNDILASNSSVCSSVSGLARENNSTSGVEGENNENLSESCNSSGPQCCSLSNERKKNSSGLDTLTCDVDCKAGTPPVRALNHDSFFNNEDTHPLDTRCAVKADLKSSIQDKPIREVNVKEFGMLKEQDGCLFESRTAFSKCSPYEWPCVPSIYFPSLNSHLPPATDRLHLDVGRNWHNHFCHPFVPTLQQPRNTPIKGGCNQILSRPFPMSFDWPPVFRGGVNPSPNCNYDSGFVSRRQCTFSKGLAVQSMQVDATTTDDERKYPGDILDSPDLTNAQELADEFDNHWVSEEEYDFHTVSGIDYNQYFGGGIMYWDTSDHPGKGFSRPPSLSSDDSLWALREADMNRTVDDMVAFPSSYSTNGLTSPTAATFCSPFDPAGTGSQTVGYVVSGNEVPGNVLHSSPVSDAVVDEDTSGSLSNNLTGDIEGKTGDAHPYPLLRPIIIPNFSRERSRCADHKSPCVPPNRREQPRIKRPPSPVVLCVPRAPRPPPPSPVSGSRKQRGFPTVRSGSSSPRHWGMRGWYHDGSNLEEACLRMDGAEVVWPSWRSNNLAVQPLIQPLPAALLQDRLIAISQITRDQEHPDVTFPLQPPELQSCSATSASLSLMHGMLHDEIDSFCKQVAAENMARRPYINWAVKRVTRSLQVLWPRSRTNIFGSNATGMSLPTSDVDLVVCLPPVRNLEPIKEAGILEGRNGIKETCLQNLWQDTYHENIA; this is translated from the exons ATGGCTCACCGTCAACTCATGGACTCGCTCACCTCTCACATTTCCCTCTACCATTCCCAATCcccaaaccctaaccctaaccctaaccctaacccCAGAACCTCCATCCTCAAATGGTTCTCCTCTCTCTCCCTTCACCAGCGTCTCGCTCATCTCACCATTGTCGATTCCAGCTTCGTTCAGATCCTGCTTCAGATGATCGCCAATCTTCGCGGTAACGGCCATGGCTGCTTCATCCTCCTCCCCGATCTTCCCTCCCGCGACCCGCCTTTCCTCCCGACGCTCTGCTTCAAGAAATCGCGCGGTCTGCTGTCTCGTGTGGCCGATTCTGATGCTGCTGCCAGGTGGATCTTTGAGTCCGCCCGGTTGTTTGAGTCGCGGGAAGGGGAGGAGGTTGCCGCGTGCTTGTGCTCCCCGAGGCGGCTGGATGCGGTGGCGCTCGCGGAGGATCTTGTGGAGGATGTGGATAGGTTTGTGGAGGCGATGGATCGGATTTCCAATGGTGGGTTTCTCAGAGGGGAGGAGGGGGAGCTTGGCGCGGATTGGGTGGAGCTGAATTGGCTTAAATCGAAGGGATATTATGGGGTTGAGGCTTTTCTTGCTAACAGGATTGAGGTTTGTATGAGGCTGGCTTGGTTGAATAGCTCTGGTGGGAGGAAGAGGGGTGTGAAATTGAAGGAGAAGTTGAATGCAGCGGGAATTTCTGCCAATGTGTATTGGAGGAAGAAGGGCTGCGTGGACTGGTGGGCGAATCTGGATGCTGTGACGAGGAAGAAGGTcttcaccaccatcatcatgaAAGCCGCAAAATCTTTG ACGTCTGAGGTTCTGGAAGTGGCAGGCAGTGCCTCTAAGGATGAGATTTGGCTACATAGCACGGGAGCGGAGAAGTTACTTGACTATTATCGTCCTGCATCAGCTCAAAGGACCATCCCAACATTTCCTGATGATACAGAATTGGGAACAGTTATTACACCAGTCACATTTTGTACTAAACCTGCTGCTATAGCCAGAGCCTTTAATTCTTTGTTTGTGCTTCTTGATGTTAAAATGATGTTAACATCAACATCAAGTCATAATAGTGAATACGATATAGGAAAGCTTTTCTTTAGTTCGCTGGGCTCTGTTTGTACCATATCTGATTGTATATTAAGAAAAATGCGAGGGTTTCTGATGGTTATTTCACTTGACTGCACAAAACTCGAGCTATTAGAGGAGGTTCTTGACAAGTCTTCATCAAGTAAATCTAAAGAAAAGCTTAGTGTTTCTAACCGTAGAAAGAAGGGACGAACTCGCAACACTAAAAGGCAAAATCCTGTCCCAAAGACATCTTTGGGTGATATTTCACGTGAAAATCCACTTAAG GATATTGATTGTACAATGGACAATAAAATGAAGTCTGATTTAATGGGGTCAAGAGAACTTCCTGATGTTTCTCTGGGGAAGGAGATTTCTATGGGGAACTCATCATCAACTGTTAAAATG GATGGTACTCGGGAATTGGATTTTGGCAAACCTCGAACCACTCCAAGAAGAAgtagaaaagagaaaaataaaaataaaagcacCGCCGTTGACTGTACAGTTGGAGATTCTAAAAAGTCAATTATGCATGCTACCTCTAGCACTATTATTGCTGAAGGTGAGGTGGCTATACGTGGCAGGTCTTTTGATAGTTGTACCATTCCGAATGTAAAAAATGACAATTCAATTGGTAATGACATCCTTGCCTCAAATTCAAGCGTTTGTAGTTCTGTTAGTGGGCTTGCTAGGGAGAACAATTCAACCAGTGGAGTTGAAGGAGAGAATAATGAAAATCTCTCTGAAAGTTGCAATAGTTCAGGTCCTCAGTGTTGTTCATTGTctaatgaaaggaaaaaaaattcttctggATTAGATACTTTGACTTGTGATGTAGATTGTAAAGCTGGAACTCCACCTGTACGTGCACTGAATCATGATAGTTTCTTCAACAATGAAGACACCCATCCTTTGGACACAAGATGTGCCGTAAAAGCTGATTTAAAGTCCTCTATTCAGGACAAACCAATTAGAGAGGTTAATGTAAAAGAATTTGGGATGTTGAAGGAGCAAGATGGATGTCTATTTGAAAGTAGAACTGCATTCTCAAAATGCAGTCCATATGAGTGGCCGTGTGTACCTTCTATCTATTTTCCATCTTTGAACTCACATCTCCCTCCAGCCACAGATAGATTGCATCTGGATGTTGGGCGCAATTGGCACAACCACTTCTGCCACCCATTTGTTCCCACATTACAGCAGCCAAGAAATACACCAATTAAAGGTGGATGCAATCAGATCCTATCTCGTCCATTTCCTATGAGTTTTGACTGGCCTCCAGTTTTTCGTGGTGGTGTGAACCCATCACCCAATTGTAATTATGACTCCGGTTTTGTGTCTAGGCGACAATGTACCTTTTCGAAAGGGTTGGCTGTTCAGAGCATGCAGGTTGATGCAACAACTACTGATGATGAAAGAAAGTATCCTGGGGATATATTGGATTCACCTGATTTAACAAATGCACAGGAGCTAGCAGATGAGTTTGACAATCACTGGGTCTCGGAGGAAGAGTATGATTTTCACACTGTTTCTGGCATTGATTACAATCAATATTTTGGTGGTGGTATTATGTACTGGGACACTTCTGATCATCCAGGAAAAGGTTTCTCCCGGCCTCCATCTCTAAGCTCTGATGACAGTTTATGGGCTTTGCGTGAAGCTGATATGAATAGGACAGTGGATGATATGGTTGCTTTCCCATCTTCATATAGTACAAATGGTTTAACATCTCCGACTGCTGCGACATTTTGTTCTCCTTTTGATCCTGCAGGGACTGGGTCCCAGACTGTAGGTTATGTGGTGTCAGGTAATGAAGTACCTGGAAATGTGTTGCATTCTTCACCAGTTTCAGATGCAGTAGTGGATGAAGATACTTCTGGATCTTTGAGTAATAACTTAACTGGAGATATTGAAGGGAAGACAGGTGATGCACATCCATATCCACTTCTGCGGCCAATAATTATTCCTAACTTTTCAAGGGAAAGGTCAAGATGTGCTGATCATAAAAGCCCTTGTGTTCCACCTAACAGACGGGAGCAGCCTCGCATAAAGCGGCCACCATCACCTGTAGTGCTTTGTGTACCGCGTGCACCACGTCCACCTCCACCCTCCCCCGTGAGTGGCTCTAGAAAACAAAGGGGTTTTCCAACTGTTAGATCTGGTAGTTCCAGCCCAAGGCACTGGGGAATGAGAGGCTGGTATCATGATGGAAGTAATTTGGAGGAAGCTTGTTTAAGAATGGATGGTGCTGAAGTTGTGTGGCCTTCTTGGAGAAGTAATAATCTTGCGGTACAGCCTTTGATTCAACCTTTACCTGCAGCCTTGCTGCAAGATCGCCTGATTGCAATATCACAGATAACACGTGATCAGGAACAT CCAGATGTCACCTTTCCTCTGCAACCTCCAGAGCTACAAAGCTGTTCTGCAACGAGTGCATCTTTATCATTGATGCATGGAATGCTCCATGATGAGATAGACTCTTTCTGTAAACAG GTTGCTGCAGAAAATATGGCAAGGAGGCCTTACATTAATTGGGCTGTCAAGAGGGTTACCCGATCTCTGCAGGTTTTATGGCCCAGATCCAGGACAAACATATTTGGTTCAAATGCAACTGGTATGTCCCTTCCAACAAGTGATGTTGACCTTGTGGTTTGCCTCCCTCCAGTGCGGAACctg GAACCTATTAAAGAAGCTGGAATATTGGAAGGTCGTAATGGAATTAAAGAAACTTGTCTTCAG AATTTGTGGCAGGATACCTACCATGAAAACATAGCCTAA